The proteins below are encoded in one region of Pseudomonas putida S13.1.2:
- a CDS encoding cupin domain-containing protein, translating into MSDFITVLRETCPTPVVDATKWKRIGGDPHTVNLNAYLSADGSKIMGTWICTPGKFEVNYEKWEFCHFLDGYCIITPEGEEPKHLKAGDVFVIEPGMKGTWEVVETVRKYFVFA; encoded by the coding sequence ATGTCCGATTTCATCACCGTGCTGCGCGAAACCTGCCCGACGCCGGTCGTGGACGCCACCAAGTGGAAGCGCATCGGCGGCGATCCGCACACCGTCAACCTCAATGCCTACCTGTCGGCCGACGGCAGCAAGATCATGGGCACCTGGATCTGCACCCCGGGCAAGTTCGAGGTCAACTACGAGAAGTGGGAGTTCTGCCACTTCCTCGATGGCTACTGCATCATCACGCCGGAAGGCGAAGAGCCGAAGCACCTGAAAGCCGGTGACGTGTTCGTGATCGAGCCCGGGATGAAAGGCACCTGGGAAGTGGTCGAGACCGTGCGCAAGTATTTCGTCTTCGCCTGA
- a CDS encoding putative quinol monooxygenase: protein MSEQFAFILKAKTRPEMADAFESLFRPFVEPSRQEPGCIEYHMLRDQQDPSLFVFFEVWADQAALDVHSALPHMKAFFEKRMDYLERDFDIQRVDMLSASCASR, encoded by the coding sequence ATGAGTGAGCAGTTCGCCTTCATCCTCAAAGCCAAGACCCGCCCGGAAATGGCTGATGCGTTCGAATCCCTGTTCCGCCCCTTCGTCGAGCCCAGCCGCCAGGAGCCGGGCTGCATCGAGTACCACATGCTGCGCGACCAGCAGGACCCGAGCCTGTTCGTATTCTTTGAAGTGTGGGCCGACCAGGCCGCGCTGGACGTGCACTCGGCCTTGCCGCACATGAAGGCGTTTTTTGAAAAGCGCATGGACTACCTGGAGCGCGATTTCGATATCCAGCGGGTCGACATGCTCAGCGCATCATGCGCTAGCCGTTGA
- a CDS encoding NAD(P)H-dependent oxidoreductase, with the protein MKKILLLNGGKQFAHSEGRLNATLHEAAIAHLDRAGFDVQQTFIDGGYDVQAEVEKFLWADVIVYQMPGWWMGAPWTVKKYIDEVFTAGHGSLYANDGRTRSDHTQKYGSGGLLHGKQYMLSLTWNAPQQAFDDPSDFFEGKGVDAVYFPFHKANQFLGMTGLPTYLAVDVMKRPDVPAALTAYEAHLDKVFGKAK; encoded by the coding sequence ATGAAAAAGATCCTTCTGCTCAATGGTGGTAAACAGTTCGCTCACTCCGAAGGCCGCCTCAACGCGACCTTGCACGAAGCGGCCATCGCTCACCTGGACCGTGCCGGTTTCGACGTGCAGCAAACCTTCATCGACGGCGGCTACGACGTGCAGGCCGAGGTAGAGAAGTTCCTCTGGGCCGATGTCATCGTCTACCAGATGCCGGGCTGGTGGATGGGCGCACCCTGGACCGTGAAAAAGTACATCGACGAAGTCTTTACCGCTGGCCATGGCAGCCTTTACGCCAACGATGGCCGTACCCGTTCGGACCACACCCAGAAGTACGGCAGCGGTGGCCTGTTGCACGGCAAGCAGTACATGCTGTCGCTGACCTGGAATGCGCCGCAGCAGGCGTTCGATGACCCGAGTGATTTCTTCGAAGGCAAGGGTGTGGATGCCGTGTACTTCCCGTTCCACAAGGCCAACCAGTTCCTTGGCATGACCGGCCTGCCGACTTACCTGGCGGTGGACGTGATGAAGCGCCCGGATGTGCCGGCGGCGTTGACGGCTTATGAAGCACATCTGGACAAGGTGTTTGGCAAGGCAAAGTAA
- the mmsB gene encoding 3-hydroxyisobutyrate dehydrogenase yields MRIAFIGLGNMGAPMARNLIKAGHQLNLFDLNKAVLAELAELGGQISPSPKDAAANSELVITMLPAAAHVRSVYLNEDGVLAGIRAGTPTVDCSTIDPQTARDVSRAAAAKGVDMGDAPVSGGTGGAAAGTLTFMVGASAELFATLKPVLEQMGRNIVHCGEVGTGQIAKICNNLLLGISMIGVSEAMALGNALGIDTKVLAGIINSSTGRCWSSDTYNPWPGIIETAPASRGYTGGFGAELMLKDLGLATEAARQAHQPVILGAVAQQLYQAMSLRGEGGKDFSAIVEGYRKKD; encoded by the coding sequence ATGCGTATTGCATTCATCGGCTTGGGCAACATGGGCGCGCCCATGGCCCGCAACCTGATCAAGGCCGGGCACCAACTGAACCTGTTCGACCTCAACAAGGCCGTGCTGGCCGAGCTGGCAGAACTGGGTGGGCAGATCAGCCCGTCGCCCAAGGACGCGGCGGCCAACAGCGAGCTGGTGATCACCATGCTGCCGGCTGCGGCCCATGTGCGCAGCGTGTACCTGAACGAAGATGGCGTGCTGGCCGGTATTCGTGCCGGTACGCCTACCGTGGACTGCAGCACCATCGACCCACAGACCGCCCGCGATGTGTCCAGGGCGGCAGCGGCCAAGGGCGTGGACATGGGCGACGCGCCGGTGTCCGGTGGCACCGGCGGCGCGGCGGCGGGCACCCTGACCTTCATGGTCGGTGCCAGCGCCGAGCTGTTCGCCACGCTCAAGCCGGTACTGGAGCAGATGGGCCGCAACATCGTGCACTGCGGTGAGGTCGGCACCGGGCAGATCGCCAAAATCTGCAACAACCTGCTGTTGGGCATCTCGATGATCGGTGTGTCCGAGGCCATGGCCCTGGGCAACGCGCTGGGTATCGATACCAAGGTGCTGGCCGGCATCATCAACAGTTCGACCGGGCGTTGCTGGAGTTCGGATACCTACAACCCGTGGCCGGGCATTATCGAAACGGCGCCGGCATCCCGTGGCTATACCGGCGGCTTTGGCGCCGAACTGATGCTCAAGGATTTGGGGCTGGCCACCGAAGCGGCACGCCAGGCGCACCAACCTGTGATCCTCGGCGCCGTGGCCCAGCAGCTGTATCAGGCCATGAGCCTGCGTGGCGAGGGAGGCAAAGACTTCTCGGCCATCGTCGAGGGTTATCGCAAGAAAGATTGA
- a CDS encoding lysophospholipid acyltransferase family protein, whose amino-acid sequence MLANLTAYLITSAARLITGARALWLGCTPLPVQRLYFANHSSHGDFVLLWASLPQPLRKRTRPVAGADYWAKPGMRDFLIRKVFNGVLIDRQRSEGQGSPLQPILEAVAQGDSLIFFPEGTRNLGDEPLMPFRSGLYHLAAANPDVELVPVWIANLNRVMPKGRALPLPLLCTLSFGEPLHLHADESKQAFLERASQALLNLAPKDA is encoded by the coding sequence ATGCTCGCCAATCTGACCGCCTACCTCATCACCTCCGCCGCCCGCCTGATCACGGGCGCCCGCGCGCTGTGGCTGGGGTGCACGCCGCTGCCGGTACAGCGCTTGTACTTCGCCAACCACAGCAGCCACGGTGACTTCGTGCTGCTGTGGGCTTCACTGCCGCAACCCTTGCGCAAACGCACCCGCCCGGTGGCCGGCGCGGACTACTGGGCCAAGCCGGGCATGCGCGATTTTCTCATTCGCAAGGTGTTCAACGGCGTATTGATCGACCGCCAACGCAGCGAAGGCCAAGGCAGCCCGCTACAGCCGATCCTTGAGGCCGTGGCCCAAGGCGACTCGCTGATCTTCTTCCCGGAAGGCACGCGTAACCTGGGCGACGAGCCATTGATGCCGTTCAGGAGCGGGTTGTACCACCTGGCCGCGGCCAACCCCGATGTCGAGCTGGTACCGGTATGGATCGCCAACCTCAACCGGGTGATGCCCAAAGGCCGCGCCCTGCCCCTGCCGTTGCTGTGCACACTGAGCTTTGGCGAACCCCTGCACCTGCACGCTGATGAAAGCAAGCAGGCCTTTCTCGAGCGGGCCAGCCAGGCCCTGCTGAACCTGGCCCCGAAGGATGCCTGA
- a CDS encoding phosphatase PAP2/dual specificity phosphatase family protein, which translates to MNPPREPGLVRRGVFWLLLLGPLFFLSYGLANNHTAGRSDVGSLVFGWERGMPLWPWTIIPYWSIDLLYGLSFLLPRTRQEMDRHALALLSAQVISVTCFLLWPLRFTFERPELGGLFGWLFDVLMGFDKPFNQAPSLHIALLVIIWTMFARHVQRQPWRWLMHGWMALIGVSVLTTWQHHFIDVPTGALAGFACVWLWPYQGRLPWQQARLAQDAKRWRVAFYYAVGAILCAVPAVVSGGAWLWLAWPAVSLALVALNYGVLGAGGFQKGADGRLSNAASWLLAPYLVGAWANSRLWTRHHPQADEVCDGVHLGRIPGRSTQFAALVDLCAELPCKAQGSANLCRSSLVSRKGCVAAPALSAAKLQNRGPFAPLSRHKAAPTTAAPAFEYQCFPTLDLIAPDVVLLQQAAEAIERLRAQGPVLVCCALGYSRSASAVAAWLLLSGRCSNAQQAEALIRKARPGIVLHPAHRRALQQLGAQP; encoded by the coding sequence ATGAACCCACCACGCGAGCCAGGGCTGGTCCGCCGGGGCGTGTTCTGGCTTCTGCTGCTGGGGCCGTTGTTCTTCCTCAGCTACGGGCTGGCGAACAACCATACGGCCGGGCGCAGTGATGTCGGCAGCCTGGTGTTCGGCTGGGAGCGCGGCATGCCGCTGTGGCCCTGGACGATCATCCCGTACTGGTCGATCGACTTGCTCTACGGGCTGTCCTTCCTGCTGCCGCGCACGCGCCAGGAAATGGACCGGCACGCGCTGGCACTGCTCAGCGCACAGGTGATCAGCGTCACTTGCTTCCTGCTGTGGCCGCTACGGTTCACCTTCGAACGGCCGGAGCTGGGTGGGCTGTTCGGCTGGCTGTTCGATGTGCTGATGGGCTTCGACAAACCGTTCAACCAGGCGCCATCGCTGCACATTGCGCTGCTGGTGATCATCTGGACGATGTTTGCCCGGCATGTGCAGCGCCAGCCCTGGCGATGGCTGATGCATGGCTGGATGGCGTTGATCGGGGTGTCGGTGCTGACCACCTGGCAGCATCATTTCATCGATGTACCCACGGGGGCATTGGCGGGGTTTGCCTGCGTCTGGCTGTGGCCGTATCAGGGGCGACTGCCCTGGCAACAGGCGCGCCTTGCACAGGATGCCAAGCGCTGGCGGGTGGCGTTTTACTATGCCGTCGGCGCTATTTTGTGCGCTGTGCCTGCCGTTGTGTCGGGCGGTGCCTGGTTGTGGCTGGCCTGGCCGGCCGTGTCGCTGGCGCTGGTTGCGCTGAACTATGGTGTGTTGGGTGCAGGCGGGTTTCAGAAAGGCGCCGATGGGCGCTTGTCGAATGCGGCCAGCTGGCTGCTGGCACCGTATCTGGTCGGCGCGTGGGCCAATTCGCGGCTATGGACCCGGCACCACCCACAGGCCGATGAAGTGTGCGATGGCGTGCACCTGGGGAGGATCCCTGGGCGCAGCACGCAGTTCGCTGCGCTTGTCGATTTGTGCGCCGAGCTGCCGTGCAAAGCTCAAGGCAGCGCCAACCTTTGTAGGAGCAGCCTTGTGTCGCGAAAGGGCTGCGTAGCAGCCCCGGCATTGTCTGCCGCGAAGCTGCAAAACCGGGGCCCCTTCGCGCCCCTTTCGCGGCACAAGGCCGCTCCTACAACGGCCGCGCCAGCCTTTGAGTATCAGTGTTTCCCTACCCTGGATCTGATAGCGCCGGACGTTGTCCTGCTACAGCAGGCCGCCGAGGCCATCGAGCGCCTGCGCGCCCAAGGCCCCGTACTGGTCTGCTGCGCGCTGGGCTATTCGCGCAGCGCCAGCGCCGTGGCCGCCTGGCTGCTGCTCTCCGGCCGCTGCAGCAACGCCCAGCAGGCCGAAGCACTGATCCGCAAAGCCCGCCCCGGCATCGTCCTGCACCCGGCACACCGGCGGGCCCTGCAACAGCTTGGAGCACAGCCATGA
- a CDS encoding type II toxin-antitoxin system HicB family antitoxin: MKIPVVLHKDTGSDYGVTVPDVPGCFSAGATVAQALENVQEALALHFEGLVADNEPLPQAQEVDVHVANPDYEGGVWAVVDFDVTPYLGKAVRFNATLPENLLQRIDEKVKRDHRYASRSGFLASAALRELALSH, encoded by the coding sequence ATGAAGATTCCGGTTGTATTACACAAAGACACCGGCTCGGATTACGGCGTGACCGTTCCCGATGTGCCCGGTTGCTTCTCCGCCGGCGCTACAGTCGCACAGGCGCTGGAGAACGTTCAGGAGGCGCTGGCGCTTCATTTCGAAGGGTTGGTAGCAGATAACGAGCCGTTGCCGCAGGCACAGGAAGTCGATGTCCATGTGGCGAACCCCGACTATGAAGGCGGGGTGTGGGCCGTAGTGGATTTTGACGTCACCCCCTATCTGGGCAAAGCGGTTCGCTTCAATGCAACGCTGCCGGAAAACCTGCTTCAGCGGATAGACGAAAAAGTGAAGCGTGATCACCGTTATGCATCCCGCTCCGGTTTTCTGGCTTCGGCTGCGTTGCGAGAACTGGCGCTTTCACACTGA
- a CDS encoding type II toxin-antitoxin system HicA family toxin translates to MRSREVIQLIEADGWYEVEVKGSHHQFRHPTKKGRVTVPHPKTELPKGTVRSILKQAGLIQTGSVASTSVNGGNQ, encoded by the coding sequence ATGCGCAGTCGTGAAGTCATCCAGCTAATCGAAGCTGACGGGTGGTATGAGGTCGAGGTGAAAGGCAGTCATCACCAATTTCGGCACCCCACAAAAAAGGGGCGAGTAACTGTTCCTCATCCCAAGACCGAGCTGCCCAAAGGCACGGTACGCAGCATTCTGAAACAGGCCGGTCTGATTCAAACCGGTAGCGTTGCCAGCACGAGCGTCAACGGAGGTAATCAATGA
- a CDS encoding CDP-alcohol phosphatidyltransferase family protein, which translates to MASIYQLKPRFQALLRPAVQRLYDRGVTANQVTVAAAVVSILLGLLLATLPHITWLFILIPVWMLLRMALNAVDGMLAREFGQQSTLGAYLNELCDVIADAALYLPFALLAGVSPTLVVLVVLCATFSEYAGVMGPLAGASRRYDGPMGKSDRAFAFGVLGTGVAFGLLNGSWINGLLLVILALSLYTLYNRVRQGLAETR; encoded by the coding sequence GTGGCATCGATCTACCAGCTCAAACCCCGCTTCCAGGCCCTGTTGCGGCCAGCAGTCCAGCGCCTATACGACCGCGGTGTCACCGCCAACCAGGTCACCGTCGCCGCCGCCGTGGTATCGATCCTGCTGGGCCTGCTGCTGGCTACCCTGCCCCACATTACCTGGCTGTTCATCCTGATCCCGGTGTGGATGCTGCTGCGCATGGCGCTGAATGCCGTCGACGGCATGCTGGCCAGGGAGTTCGGCCAGCAATCTACCTTGGGCGCCTACCTCAACGAACTCTGCGACGTGATCGCCGACGCGGCCCTGTACCTGCCCTTCGCCCTGCTGGCCGGGGTTTCACCGACGTTGGTGGTGCTGGTGGTGCTGTGCGCCACCTTTAGTGAATACGCCGGTGTCATGGGCCCGCTGGCCGGTGCCTCGCGGCGTTATGACGGCCCCATGGGCAAAAGCGACCGGGCCTTTGCCTTCGGCGTGCTGGGTACCGGCGTCGCCTTTGGCCTGCTGAACGGCAGCTGGATCAATGGTTTGCTGCTGGTCATCCTCGCGCTGTCGCTCTATACCCTCTACAACCGGGTTCGCCAGGGGCTGGCCGAAACCCGCTGA
- a CDS encoding bifunctional alpha/beta hydrolase/class I SAM-dependent methyltransferase: MRQAQALHFSTHDGVELHYRHWPATRNEHQPRRAVVMFHRGHEHGGRMAHLADELDMPGYDFFAWDARGHGQSPGARGDSPGFATSVRDVQTFIEHIQAHHGIVEHDLVVLAQSVGAVLIATWAHDYAPKVRCLVLASPAFKVKLYVPFARPGLKLLKALRGNFFVNSYVKPRLLTHDPERVMSYVADPLISRPISVTMLLGLYEAADRVVADAQAIQVPTQLLVSGADFVVERQPQERFFERLGSTRKEMHILPGFFHDTLGERDRAHALKRIERFVEHCFASPAALPSLLDADKTGASCAEAESLAAPLPRHSPRDLYWRATRAGLSLGKGLSAGVKLGFDTGFDSGSTLDYVYRNQPTGKGKLGRLVDQNYLDAIGWRGIRQRKLHVEELLRLAIARLREQQRPVHIVDIAAGHGRYILEALQDLEQLPDSILLRDYSELNVQQGSALITEKGLADIARFVQGDAFDRQSLATLEQPPTLAVVSGLYELFPSNQLVGNSLAGLADAVEDGGYLVYTGQPWHPQLEMIARALTSHRGGEAWVMRRRSQAEMDQLVEAAGFRKLAQRIDEWGIFSVSLAQRVR, translated from the coding sequence ATGCGCCAAGCGCAAGCGCTGCACTTCTCTACCCATGACGGTGTCGAGTTGCACTACCGTCATTGGCCTGCCACCCGTAACGAGCACCAGCCCCGCCGAGCCGTGGTGATGTTCCACCGCGGCCATGAACACGGCGGGCGCATGGCCCACCTGGCTGATGAGCTGGACATGCCGGGTTACGACTTCTTCGCCTGGGACGCCCGCGGCCATGGCCAGTCGCCAGGCGCACGTGGCGACAGCCCGGGGTTCGCCACCAGCGTGCGCGACGTGCAAACCTTCATCGAACATATCCAGGCTCATCACGGCATCGTCGAGCACGACCTGGTGGTGCTGGCGCAAAGCGTCGGCGCTGTGCTGATTGCCACCTGGGCCCACGACTACGCGCCCAAGGTGCGCTGCCTGGTGCTGGCCTCGCCCGCGTTCAAGGTCAAGCTGTACGTGCCATTCGCCCGCCCTGGCCTGAAGCTGCTCAAGGCCTTGCGCGGCAACTTCTTCGTCAACAGCTACGTCAAGCCACGCCTGCTCACACACGACCCCGAGCGTGTCATGTCGTACGTGGCCGACCCGCTGATCAGCCGGCCGATTTCGGTGACCATGCTGCTGGGCCTGTACGAAGCCGCTGACCGCGTGGTGGCGGATGCCCAGGCCATTCAGGTCCCGACCCAGTTGCTGGTATCCGGGGCCGACTTCGTGGTCGAGCGCCAGCCGCAGGAACGCTTTTTCGAACGCCTTGGCAGCACGCGCAAGGAAATGCACATCCTGCCGGGCTTCTTCCACGACACCCTTGGCGAGCGTGACCGGGCCCATGCCCTGAAGCGCATCGAGCGGTTTGTGGAACACTGCTTCGCCAGCCCCGCCGCCCTGCCGTCACTGCTCGATGCCGACAAGACCGGCGCCAGTTGCGCCGAAGCCGAAAGCCTGGCTGCACCGTTGCCACGCCACTCGCCGCGTGACCTTTACTGGCGCGCCACCCGCGCGGGGCTAAGCCTGGGCAAGGGGCTGTCTGCGGGTGTGAAACTGGGCTTCGACACCGGCTTCGATTCGGGCAGCACCCTCGACTACGTGTACCGCAACCAACCCACCGGCAAGGGCAAGCTGGGCCGCCTGGTCGACCAGAACTACCTCGACGCCATCGGCTGGCGTGGCATTCGCCAGCGCAAGCTGCACGTCGAGGAACTGCTGCGCTTGGCCATCGCCCGACTGCGCGAACAACAGCGGCCTGTGCACATTGTCGATATCGCCGCCGGCCATGGCCGCTACATCCTCGAAGCCCTGCAAGACCTTGAGCAGTTGCCGGACTCGATCCTGCTGCGCGACTACAGCGAGCTGAACGTGCAGCAAGGCAGCGCGCTGATCACTGAGAAGGGCCTGGCCGACATCGCCCGCTTCGTCCAAGGGGATGCCTTCGACCGCCAGAGCCTGGCCACGCTGGAGCAGCCGCCGACCCTGGCGGTGGTCTCGGGGCTCTACGAACTGTTTCCCAGCAACCAACTGGTGGGCAACTCACTGGCCGGCCTGGCCGATGCCGTGGAAGATGGCGGTTATCTGGTCTACACCGGCCAGCCGTGGCACCCGCAACTGGAGATGATCGCCCGCGCCCTTACCAGCCACAGGGGTGGCGAGGCCTGGGTGATGCGACGCCGCAGCCAGGCCGAAATGGACCAGTTGGTAGAGGCAGCCGGCTTCCGCAAGCTGGCCCAGCGCATCGATGAATGGGGTATTTTCAGCGTCAGCCTGGCACAGCGGGTGCGCTGA
- a CDS encoding sulfite exporter TauE/SafE family protein, with product MTTLLAFYHNIGPALSLLVVLTFLLAGAVKGVIGLGLPTIAMGLLGLAMPPGQAAALLIVPSTLTNLWQLASGGHLRPLLVRLGPMLTLIVIGTLLGSAWLGIDSGPWAVHALGAALLVYALYGLVGPGVHLAPAHERWLGPACGLVTGMVTAATGVFVIPAVPYLQSLGLSREQMIQALGLSFTVSTLALAVGLAGQDALGGQALGASLLMLAPALLGMLAGQWLRQRISAQMFKRCFFIGLAALGGHLLING from the coding sequence ATGACAACCTTGCTTGCTTTCTATCACAACATTGGCCCGGCACTGTCGCTGCTGGTGGTACTGACCTTCCTGCTGGCAGGCGCGGTCAAGGGGGTGATCGGCTTGGGCCTGCCGACCATCGCCATGGGCCTGCTGGGCCTGGCTATGCCGCCGGGGCAGGCTGCCGCGTTGCTGATCGTGCCTTCGACCCTCACCAACCTTTGGCAACTGGCCAGCGGCGGGCACCTGCGGCCGTTGCTGGTGCGGCTGGGGCCGATGCTGACGCTGATCGTCATTGGCACCTTGCTGGGCAGTGCCTGGCTGGGGATCGACAGTGGCCCATGGGCCGTGCACGCGCTGGGTGCGGCCTTGCTGGTGTATGCGTTGTACGGGCTGGTCGGCCCGGGCGTGCACCTGGCGCCGGCGCACGAGCGTTGGCTGGGGCCGGCCTGCGGGCTGGTGACGGGGATGGTCACGGCGGCAACCGGGGTTTTCGTGATACCTGCCGTGCCCTACCTGCAAAGCCTGGGCCTGAGCCGTGAACAGATGATCCAGGCCCTGGGCCTTTCGTTCACGGTGTCGACCCTTGCGCTGGCCGTTGGCCTGGCCGGGCAGGATGCCCTCGGTGGCCAGGCGTTGGGGGCTTCGCTGCTGATGCTGGCGCCCGCCTTGCTCGGCATGCTGGCCGGGCAGTGGTTGCGCCAGCGCATCAGCGCGCAGATGTTCAAGCGTTGCTTCTTCATCGGCTTGGCCGCACTCGGCGGCCACTTGCTGATCAACGGCTAG
- a CDS encoding LysR family transcriptional regulator, producing MHFDLIDLKLFQHTLECGNITAGASRSHLSLPAASARIRAMEASLGTPLLERNRRGVQPTPAGQALLQHARLIGQQVERLQFDLGQYAQGQQGQVRLLCNTAALTEYLPELLAGYLAENPGVSVEVQELPSLRIVLAITQGMADFGIVSTAAPNEHLQTRPFRDDPLVLVTPLGHPLASEVAPRFIDSLVHGYVGLGAGSALALYLEEQALREGRRMQVRVRAEGFDGVIRMVAGGAGVGVVPLAAVKRWQGVLPLHWVALEEAWANRKLLVCARDFAALPGYAAALLERLMEA from the coding sequence ATGCATTTCGACCTGATCGACCTCAAGCTGTTCCAGCACACCCTGGAGTGCGGCAACATCACCGCCGGCGCCAGCCGCAGCCACCTGTCGCTGCCGGCAGCCAGCGCGCGCATCCGCGCCATGGAGGCATCGCTGGGTACCCCGTTGCTGGAGCGTAACCGCCGGGGCGTGCAGCCGACACCGGCTGGTCAGGCACTGCTGCAGCATGCACGCCTGATAGGCCAGCAGGTCGAGCGCCTGCAGTTTGATCTGGGCCAGTACGCGCAAGGGCAGCAGGGCCAGGTACGCCTTTTATGCAACACAGCTGCACTTACGGAATACCTGCCGGAACTGCTGGCCGGCTACCTGGCTGAAAACCCCGGGGTCAGCGTGGAGGTGCAAGAGCTGCCGAGCCTGCGCATTGTGCTGGCGATTACCCAGGGCATGGCGGATTTTGGCATCGTTTCAACCGCCGCGCCCAACGAACACCTGCAGACCCGCCCTTTTCGCGATGACCCGCTGGTACTGGTGACACCCTTGGGCCACCCGCTGGCCAGTGAGGTGGCGCCCCGCTTCATCGACAGCCTGGTGCATGGCTATGTCGGGCTGGGGGCCGGTAGCGCGTTGGCGTTGTACCTGGAAGAACAGGCGCTGCGTGAGGGGCGCCGTATGCAAGTGCGGGTGCGGGCCGAGGGTTTCGATGGGGTGATCCGCATGGTTGCAGGCGGGGCCGGCGTCGGGGTGGTGCCGCTGGCAGCAGTGAAGCGCTGGCAGGGCGTGCTGCCGTTGCACTGGGTGGCGTTGGAGGAGGCGTGGGCCAATCGCAAGTTGCTGGTGTGCGCGCGGGATTTTGCAGCGTTGCCGGGCTATGCCGCAGCACTGCTTGAACGGTTGATGGAAGCCTGA
- a CDS encoding phosphatidate cytidylyltransferase: MDDNTLSLFAGIGALLLLASVTGRLLKWRAGPAPHAVIDNLNARINAWWVMVLVIGIAFLFGKYGVIVLFYGVSFYALREFMTLTPTRRSDYPALVAAFYVALPVQYVLIAMDWYGLFSIFIPVYLFLLLPILASFGGDTTRFLERASKVQWGLMIAVYCVSSVPALMTLDIPGYEGRNLLLIAWLILVVQISDVLQYVCGKLFGKHKVAPNLSPSKTVEGLAGGVALATLIGALLCWITPFTFWQAALMALAVNAMGFFGGLVMSAIKRDRGVKDWGHMIEGHGGMLDRMDSVCFAAPVFFHFVRYWWA, from the coding sequence ATGGACGACAACACCCTTTCCCTGTTCGCCGGCATCGGCGCCCTGCTGCTGCTCGCCAGCGTGACCGGCCGCCTGCTCAAGTGGCGCGCCGGCCCGGCGCCACACGCGGTGATCGACAACCTCAACGCCCGCATCAACGCCTGGTGGGTGATGGTGCTGGTGATCGGCATCGCCTTCCTGTTTGGTAAATACGGCGTGATCGTGCTGTTCTATGGCGTGTCGTTCTACGCCCTGCGCGAGTTCATGACCCTCACCCCGACCCGCCGCAGCGACTACCCGGCGCTGGTGGCAGCGTTTTATGTGGCACTGCCGGTGCAGTACGTGCTGATTGCCATGGACTGGTACGGCCTGTTCAGCATCTTCATCCCGGTGTACCTGTTCCTGCTGCTGCCGATTTTGGCCAGCTTCGGCGGCGATACCACGCGCTTTCTCGAACGTGCGTCAAAGGTGCAGTGGGGGCTGATGATCGCGGTGTACTGCGTGTCGTCGGTACCCGCCTTGATGACCCTGGACATCCCCGGCTACGAGGGGCGCAACCTGCTGCTGATCGCCTGGCTGATCCTGGTGGTGCAGATCAGCGACGTGCTGCAATACGTGTGCGGCAAGTTGTTTGGCAAGCACAAGGTGGCCCCCAACCTGTCACCGTCCAAGACCGTGGAAGGGTTGGCCGGCGGCGTGGCACTGGCCACGCTGATCGGCGCCCTGTTGTGCTGGATCACCCCGTTCACCTTCTGGCAGGCCGCGCTGATGGCGTTGGCGGTCAACGCCATGGGCTTCTTCGGCGGGCTGGTGATGTCGGCGATCAAGCGCGACCGTGGGGTGAAAGACTGGGGGCACATGATCGAAGGCCACGGCGGCATGCTCGACCGCATGGACTCGGTGTGCTTTGCCGCGCCGGTGTTCTTCCACTTTGTGCGGTACTGGTGGGCGTAA